The following coding sequences lie in one Cloeon dipterum chromosome 1, ieCloDipt1.1, whole genome shotgun sequence genomic window:
- the LOC135948436 gene encoding protoheme IX farnesyltransferase, mitochondrial, translating to MSTIAALLARQWSSCHPKLLRQPVYFSNSYLRPNSKVAAKVKSPIFSEEAAVVVVPPRERDVPALFIKPRGHLLLQPKFSASDIRDHTKLIAAVLKTPQEPEPIPGVPNPDVNLSDSVTPRDLEWSPVKLDLRALPQQYMRLSKIRLTSLVVITTVSGYIFAPAAFDPTTLVLVSVGTGLTSCAANSINQFLEVPFDAQMARTKSRVLVLQGLSPLHSVGFALGAGAVGLSTLYFGVNGLTCTLGATNLLLYTCVYTPMKRISILNTWIGSIVGALPPVMGWTACTGELTIGALLLAGLLYAWQFPHFNALSWNLRPDYSRAGYRMMSVTHPALCRRVALRYSVAIMAMSCAAPLLNVTTWTFAVDSVPVNAYLVYLAWRFYKDSDSKSSRKLFRYSLIHLPALLILLLISKKHSGGNNAAASSVAGAVNAEQFS from the exons ATGAGTACCATAGCGGCACTTTTGGCACGACAATGGAGTTCCTGCCATCCAAAACTTCTCAGACAACCGGTGTATTTCTCGAATTCATATTTG CGACCGAACAGCAAGGTAGCGGCGAAAGTAAAATCCCCAATATTCAGTGAAGAAGCTGCAGTGGTGGTTGTTCCACCAAGAGAACGAGATGTTCCTGCGTTGTTCATCAAGCCTAGAGGACACCTTTTGCTTCAGCCAAAGTTTTCTGCATCTGACATAAGAGACCACACTAAACTTATAGCTGCGGTACTTAAAACCCCACAG gaacCAGAGCCAATACCAGGCGTCCCAAACCCAGATGTAAATCTATCAGACTCGGTGACGCCTCGCGATCTCGAATGGAGTCCAGTGAAGTTGGATTTGAGAGCGTTGCCGCAACAGTACATGCGACTTTCGAAAATCAGACTGACCAGTCTGGTTGTGATCACCACTGTCTCTGGCTACATATTTGCCCCAGCTGCATTCGACCCCACCACTCTTGTTCTGGTCTCCGTGGGTACAGGTCTAACATCATGCGCAGCTAATTCTATCAACCAATTCCTTGAGGTGCCATTTGACGCCCAAATGGCAAGAACCAAGTCACGAGTCTTAGTCCTTCAAGGTCTCAG tcCATTGCATTCGGTTGGATTCGCCCTCGGTGCTGGCGCAGTTGGGCTTTCAACACTTTATTTTGGAGTCAATGGCTTGACTTGCACTCTCGGTGCTACTAATTTATTGCTCTACACCTGTGTGTACACTCCAATGAAGAGGATCAGCATATTAAACACCTGGATTGGTTCTATTG TTGGTGCTCTCCCTCCTGTGATGGGCTGGACTGCGTGCACAGGCGAACTGACCATCGGCGCTCTGCTCTTAGCAGGCCTCCTATATGCGTGGCAGTTTCCTCACTTCAACGCATTGTCTTGGAACTTGCGACCTGACTACTCAAGAGCAGGCTACCGAATGATGTCAGTCACACATCCAG CTCTGTGCCGACGAGTCGCCCTGCGCTACAGTGTAGCCATCATGGCCATGTCATGCGCGGCGCCTCTGCTGAACGTGACTACGTGGACCTTTGCTGTCGACAGTGTACCTGTGAATGCCTACCTAGTCTATCTTG CGTGGCGGTTTTATAAAGATTCTGATAGCAAGAGTTCGCGGAAATTGTTTCGCTATTCGTTGATCCACCTGCCAGCACTGCTCATTTTGTTGCTCATCAGTAAAAAGCACTCCGGTGGCAATAATGCTGCAGCCTCCTCTGTCGCGGGGGCGGTGAACGCTGAGCAATTTAGCTAG
- the ND-B14 gene encoding NADH dehydrogenase [ubiquinone] 1 alpha subcomplex subunit 6, with protein sequence MASREAVRAAVRQVRPILSADKGEARKRVLNLYKAWYRQIPYVVMDYDIPKSVEQCREKLRQEFEKHRHVTDIRVIDMLVVKGQMELKETVEIWKQKGHIMNYFKETEEPKPTDFLSKFLAGHE encoded by the exons ATGGCGTCAAGAGAGGCAGTGCGCGCTGCTGTCCGGCAAGTTCGACCAATTTTGTCTGCTGACAAAGGCGAAGCACGGAAACGAGTCTTGAATTTGTACAAAGCATGGTATCGGCAAATCCCATACGTAG TGATGGACTACGATATTCCGAAGTCGGTGGAACAGTGCCGAGAAAAGCTCAGACAGGAATTTGAGAAACACAGACATGTCACGGACATCAGGGTTATTGATATGCTTGTTGTAAAG GGGCAAATGGAACTGAAAGAGACCGTGGAAATCTGGAAGCAGAAAGGACATATTATGAACTACTTCAAAGAGACAGAAGAACCAAAGCCAACCGACTTCTTGTCTAAGTTCCTAGCTGGGCACGAGTAA